A section of the Agromyces aurantiacus genome encodes:
- a CDS encoding acetolactate synthase large subunit, translated as MTTESSPVPSPASLSQSQSATHGSPEMLTGAQAVVRSLELLGITDVFGLPGGAILPVYDPLLDSRRLRHILVRHEQGAGHAAEGYASSSGKLGVAIATSGPGATNLVTAIADAHMDSVPFLAITGQVFSNLMGTDAFQEADIVGITMPITKHSFLVKRPEEIPATIAAAVHIATTGRPGPVLVDITKDAQQATFAFSWPPKVELPGYRPITKAHGKQVLAAAQLIAEAKRPVLYVGGGIIRAGASDELVALADATKAPVVTTLMARGAFPDSHPQHLGMPGMHGTVPAVLALQEADLLVALGARFDDRVTGKAALFAPEAKVVHVDIDPAEIGKIRAADVPIVGDAKDVLVDLLAAYRDVTAAGAPDLAEWWATLDGLRSEFPLGYTQPSDGLLAPQYVIQRIGELTGPEGVYAAGVGQHQMWAAQFIKYERPNAWLNSGGAGTMGYAVPAAMGAKVAQPDRVVWAIDGDGCFQMTNQELATCTLNDIPIKVAVINNSSLGMVRQWQTLFYDGRYSNTDLNTGHDTVRVPDFVKMAEAYGALGIRVTKEEEVDAAIKLALETNDRPVVIDFVVSADAMVWPMVPQGVSNSYIQYARDHSPAFSQED; from the coding sequence ATGACCACGGAATCCAGTCCCGTGCCATCGCCCGCCTCCCTGTCGCAGTCGCAGTCCGCGACGCACGGCAGCCCCGAGATGCTCACCGGAGCCCAGGCCGTCGTCCGCTCGCTCGAACTGCTCGGCATCACCGACGTGTTCGGCCTGCCCGGCGGCGCGATCCTCCCCGTCTACGACCCGCTGCTCGACAGCCGCCGGCTCCGCCACATCCTGGTCCGCCACGAGCAGGGCGCCGGCCACGCGGCGGAGGGCTACGCCTCCTCGTCGGGCAAGCTCGGCGTCGCGATCGCCACCTCGGGCCCCGGCGCGACGAACCTCGTGACCGCGATCGCCGACGCGCACATGGACTCGGTCCCGTTCCTCGCGATCACCGGCCAGGTCTTCTCGAACCTCATGGGCACCGACGCGTTCCAGGAGGCCGACATCGTCGGCATCACGATGCCGATCACCAAGCACTCGTTCCTCGTCAAGCGCCCGGAGGAGATCCCCGCGACGATCGCGGCCGCCGTGCACATCGCGACCACGGGACGCCCCGGCCCCGTGCTCGTCGACATCACGAAGGACGCGCAGCAGGCGACGTTCGCCTTCTCGTGGCCGCCGAAGGTCGAGCTGCCCGGCTACCGGCCGATCACCAAGGCGCACGGCAAGCAGGTGCTCGCCGCGGCTCAGCTCATCGCCGAGGCCAAGCGCCCGGTGCTCTACGTCGGCGGCGGCATCATCCGCGCCGGCGCATCCGACGAGCTGGTCGCCCTGGCGGATGCCACGAAGGCGCCCGTCGTGACCACGCTCATGGCGCGCGGCGCGTTCCCCGACTCGCACCCGCAGCACCTCGGCATGCCCGGCATGCACGGCACGGTGCCCGCGGTGCTCGCGCTCCAGGAGGCCGACCTGCTCGTGGCGCTCGGCGCCCGGTTCGACGACCGCGTCACCGGCAAGGCCGCGCTGTTCGCCCCCGAGGCGAAGGTCGTGCACGTCGACATCGACCCGGCCGAGATCGGCAAGATCCGCGCGGCCGACGTGCCGATCGTGGGCGACGCGAAGGACGTGCTCGTCGACCTGCTCGCGGCGTACCGCGACGTCACCGCGGCCGGAGCGCCCGACCTCGCCGAATGGTGGGCCACGCTCGACGGCCTCCGCTCGGAGTTCCCGCTCGGCTACACCCAGCCGTCCGACGGGCTGCTCGCGCCGCAGTACGTGATCCAGCGCATCGGCGAGCTGACCGGCCCCGAGGGCGTCTACGCCGCGGGCGTCGGCCAGCACCAGATGTGGGCCGCGCAGTTCATCAAGTACGAGCGGCCCAACGCGTGGCTGAACTCGGGCGGGGCGGGCACCATGGGCTACGCGGTGCCCGCGGCCATGGGCGCGAAGGTCGCCCAGCCCGACCGCGTGGTCTGGGCGATCGACGGCGACGGCTGCTTCCAGATGACCAACCAGGAGCTCGCGACCTGCACGCTCAACGACATCCCGATCAAGGTCGCCGTCATCAACAACTCCTCGCTCGGCATGGTGCGCCAGTGGCAGACGCTGTTCTACGACGGCCGGTACTCCAACACCGACCTGAACACGGGCCACGACACCGTGCGGGTGCCCGACTTCGTGAAGATGGCCGAGGCGTACGGCGCGCTCGGCATCCGCGTGACGAAGGAGGAGGAGGTCGACGCGGCCATCAAGCTCGCGCTCGAGACGAACGACCGCCCGGTCGTGATCGACTTCGTCGTCTCCGCCGACGCCATGGTGTGGCCGATGGTGCCGCAGGGCGTCTCCAACTCCTACATCCAATACGCCCGCGACCACTCGCCGGCCTTCAGCCAGGAGGACTGA